The following proteins come from a genomic window of Terribacillus aidingensis:
- a CDS encoding transporter associated domain-containing protein yields the protein MKTKFHISQKINETTYKIRLEAAFGLLFDDEDKNEVDTIGGWFFRNSNEVKVTTELEVHGYTLTVIEMEDHQILTIKMKKLTSEFKQQDNVVSS from the coding sequence ATGAAGACGAAGTTCCACATATCCCAAAAAATTAACGAGACGACCTACAAGATAAGACTGGAGGCAGCCTTTGGACTTCTTTTCGATGATGAGGATAAGAATGAAGTTGATACTATAGGTGGTTGGTTCTTTAGGAATAGCAATGAAGTTAAGGTAACGACAGAATTAGAAGTACACGGTTATACATTAACTGTAATCGAGATGGAAGACCATCAGATATTGACTATAAAGATGAAGAAACTGACTTCGGAATTCAAACAACAAGATAATGTGGTGTCTTCATAA
- a CDS encoding methyl-accepting chemotaxis protein, whose translation MNSTIQAVVNIAPIIKDTLGPTAAIGVMDTEKFVYFAPSTLLKLDVEAGKSRLDEHEVYLRAIKGEHIISKTEDPEIFGVPVVTSITPIRDMETNEIVGLLSLSRTLEHQDKLDKELSRLNNVIDALQGKVQYVAAQAEELSATSSDINQQANNANQNSRQIGEVVQLIEQISTQTNLLGLNAAIEAARSGEAGKGFGVVADEIRKLSDNTKEAVQTIGKSLTEIRSSIENLTLSINEVSTSSEEQSVVMVEFMNDIQALDEKSKQIIETMKKVTNQE comes from the coding sequence ATGAATTCTACGATTCAGGCAGTAGTCAATATTGCCCCCATTATAAAAGATACATTAGGCCCGACAGCGGCAATAGGTGTAATGGATACAGAGAAGTTTGTCTATTTCGCTCCATCAACGCTTCTGAAGCTGGACGTTGAAGCAGGAAAATCAAGACTTGATGAACATGAGGTTTATTTGCGAGCCATCAAAGGGGAACACATTATTTCTAAAACCGAAGATCCTGAAATATTCGGTGTACCGGTCGTGACCTCCATAACTCCTATTCGGGATATGGAAACAAACGAAATTGTTGGTCTTTTGTCTTTATCTCGGACATTGGAGCATCAAGATAAGCTAGACAAAGAGCTTAGCAGACTTAATAATGTAATCGATGCATTGCAAGGTAAGGTACAGTATGTAGCTGCACAAGCAGAGGAACTTTCTGCTACTAGTAGTGACATCAACCAGCAAGCGAACAATGCAAACCAAAACTCCCGCCAAATAGGTGAAGTGGTTCAATTGATAGAACAAATTTCCACACAGACAAATCTTCTTGGATTAAATGCAGCCATCGAGGCAGCTCGTTCTGGCGAAGCAGGAAAAGGCTTCGGCGTTGTTGCAGATGAAATCCGTAAACTTTCCGATAATACGAAGGAAGCAGTTCAGACAATCGGGAAATCCCTAACAGAGATACGATCCAGCATTGAAAACCTGACACTCAGTATTAATGAAGTCTCCACTTCATCAGAGGAGCAGTCTGTCGTCATGGTCGAATTCATGAATGACATTCAAGCTTTGGACGAAAAGAGTAAACAAATCATAGAAACAATGAAGAAAGTAACTAACCAGGAATAG
- a CDS encoding methyl-accepting chemotaxis protein — protein sequence MNLTLQALVHLAPEIKKNLGENCSVVVTDTENFIFSSQSKDFDYSVNVGDFAFSEDNDILRQALNGEKVQIHIPKERYGVGMQYSANPIRDENGEIVGVFQITKTLKDEEILDKELDELRTIVSSLQGKVQQVAAQAEELSATSTDINGQAAYANENSQEISKVVQLIEDISTQTNLLGLNAAIEAARSGDAGRGFGVVADEIRKLSIGTKEAVGTIGQSLQEIRTNMENLTVSIGEVSTASEEQSRVMVEFMEDIQNLDQQSNDIGQYIKDITN from the coding sequence ATGAATCTAACATTACAAGCGTTGGTCCATCTAGCACCCGAAATCAAAAAAAACCTTGGTGAGAATTGCTCTGTGGTCGTTACCGACACAGAGAATTTTATTTTTTCTTCCCAGTCGAAAGACTTTGATTATAGCGTTAATGTCGGCGATTTTGCTTTTTCTGAGGACAACGATATACTGCGTCAGGCATTAAATGGAGAAAAGGTACAAATACATATTCCAAAAGAGCGTTATGGTGTTGGTATGCAATACTCCGCTAATCCTATTCGTGATGAAAATGGGGAGATTGTCGGTGTATTCCAAATCACCAAAACCTTGAAAGACGAAGAAATACTTGATAAAGAGCTGGATGAATTACGCACCATTGTCAGCAGTCTGCAAGGAAAAGTGCAGCAAGTTGCAGCGCAGGCTGAAGAACTTTCCGCTACGAGCACGGATATCAATGGTCAAGCAGCTTATGCAAATGAGAACTCCCAGGAAATTAGTAAGGTTGTTCAACTGATTGAGGATATTTCAACACAGACAAACTTATTGGGCTTGAATGCAGCTATTGAAGCAGCCCGTTCCGGCGATGCTGGAAGAGGATTCGGCGTCGTGGCAGATGAAATACGCAAGCTTTCCATAGGGACGAAGGAAGCAGTCGGTACAATCGGTCAATCCCTTCAGGAAATACGAACAAACATGGAGAATTTGACTGTGAGTATCGGTGAAGTGTCCACTGCATCCGAAGAGCAATCTCGTGTAATGGTAGAGTTCATGGAAGATATACAGAATCTTGATCAACAAAGCAATGATATCGGACAATACATCAAAGACATCACAAATTAA
- a CDS encoding 2,3-butanediol dehydrogenase: MKSLVYYGSKDVKVENIAEPEVSQETVKVKVKFAGICGTDLHEYLHKTFVTEDKMILGHEFTGEIVEVGDNVTKFKAGDRVAVEPIWGCGECDTCKTGNYNICPDMKSYGIHENGGFAEYVVVKEANVFALPATLSFELAALIEPLAVVLQAIRKSKFKIGDSVALFGAGPIGLLLSESLRAAGASKIFVAEVSEERRKLALEMGADIVINPIEEDAVQVIKNNTNGGVDVSFDVAGVEATFNQSLDCIKPNGEFMIVSVFANPVNYHPTMQVVSEKKINSSLGYNNIFSQAIDLLAKGSLNVKPVITSIIELDNIVADGFEKLINDKNECKILVKPS, translated from the coding sequence ATGAAATCTTTAGTATATTACGGATCAAAAGATGTAAAAGTTGAAAATATCGCTGAGCCAGAGGTCAGCCAAGAAACGGTTAAAGTCAAAGTTAAATTCGCAGGTATATGCGGTACTGATCTTCACGAATATCTGCATAAGACCTTTGTAACAGAAGATAAAATGATTTTAGGTCATGAGTTTACTGGTGAGATTGTTGAGGTGGGCGACAATGTAACCAAATTTAAAGCTGGTGATAGAGTAGCCGTAGAACCTATTTGGGGATGTGGCGAGTGTGATACCTGTAAAACAGGAAACTATAATATATGTCCTGATATGAAATCATACGGAATCCACGAGAATGGCGGCTTTGCAGAATACGTTGTAGTAAAAGAAGCAAATGTATTTGCACTGCCGGCTACACTCAGCTTTGAATTGGCAGCTTTAATAGAACCTCTAGCTGTTGTATTACAAGCAATCAGAAAAAGCAAATTTAAAATTGGCGACAGCGTAGCGCTTTTTGGTGCAGGACCCATCGGACTGCTTTTATCAGAAAGTTTAAGAGCAGCAGGAGCAAGTAAGATCTTTGTGGCTGAAGTAAGTGAGGAACGCAGAAAATTAGCTTTGGAAATGGGAGCGGATATCGTTATTAACCCGATAGAGGAAGATGCAGTGCAAGTTATTAAGAATAATACGAATGGCGGAGTGGATGTTTCCTTTGATGTTGCCGGGGTGGAAGCTACATTCAATCAATCTCTTGATTGCATCAAACCTAATGGGGAATTTATGATTGTCAGTGTTTTCGCGAATCCAGTTAACTATCACCCAACAATGCAAGTAGTCAGTGAGAAGAAAATCAATTCCTCTCTTGGTTACAATAATATTTTTAGCCAAGCAATTGATTTGTTAGCTAAGGGATCATTGAATGTTAAGCCAGTCATTACGAGTATTATAGAGCTGGACAACATAGTAGCAGATGGTTTTGAAAAACTGATAAATGATAAAAATGAATGTAAGATCTTAGTTAAGCCTAGTTAA
- a CDS encoding amino acid permease, with protein sequence MDRNNQTSNDLQKGLKNRHVQMIALGGAIGTGLFYGSASSIGLAGPAIPLAYLVGGLMIFFIMRALGELSVDTPNSGSISYYAYENLGGFFGFFSGWNYWFNYVAVTMAELTVVGIYVQYWFPEVPSWLTAFGFLVLITCINLLSVKLYGEFEFYFALIKVVAIIGMIILGLIIIFTGFGNNGVPTGFSNLFDEGGFLPNGMIGVLLALVPVMFSFGGVELVGITAGEVDTPKKTIPKAINQVVYRILIFYVGSMIVITAIFPWNQIDGESSPFVQILDGVGIPAAAGILNIVVLTAAVSAHNSSLYSNGRMLHALAKQGNAPRFLQRTGKRTGAPVPAILLSSGVAGIAVIVNFLMPEKVFGYVMATATVAGIINWSMIVIIHLAFRKRIGKEAASKLSFKLPLYPISNYVVMLFLAAVLVIIGFMPDYRLALYILPLWVLILVIGYKLKKK encoded by the coding sequence ATGGATAGAAACAACCAAACATCAAATGATTTACAAAAAGGGTTAAAAAACCGCCATGTGCAGATGATCGCACTGGGCGGAGCAATTGGAACCGGCTTATTTTATGGATCTGCTTCTTCCATTGGATTAGCAGGACCGGCAATCCCGCTGGCTTATCTGGTAGGCGGCTTGATGATATTTTTTATCATGCGGGCCTTGGGGGAGCTTTCGGTTGATACGCCAAACTCTGGTTCCATCAGTTATTATGCATATGAGAACTTAGGAGGCTTTTTCGGGTTCTTCTCCGGATGGAACTATTGGTTCAATTACGTGGCAGTAACGATGGCGGAGTTGACGGTCGTCGGTATATACGTCCAATATTGGTTTCCGGAAGTACCGTCCTGGCTGACAGCATTCGGATTCCTTGTCTTGATTACTTGCATTAATTTACTTAGTGTCAAGCTTTATGGAGAATTCGAGTTTTATTTCGCTCTCATCAAAGTGGTAGCTATTATTGGCATGATAATTCTAGGTTTGATAATCATCTTCACTGGTTTTGGCAATAACGGTGTACCGACCGGTTTCTCCAACTTATTTGATGAAGGAGGCTTCCTGCCAAACGGAATGATAGGTGTTCTTCTGGCACTTGTACCTGTTATGTTCAGCTTTGGCGGTGTCGAGCTGGTAGGGATAACAGCGGGTGAAGTGGATACACCTAAAAAAACGATTCCTAAAGCAATTAATCAAGTTGTTTACCGCATCTTAATCTTCTATGTTGGTTCAATGATTGTAATCACAGCTATCTTCCCATGGAATCAAATAGACGGGGAAAGCAGTCCTTTTGTTCAAATACTCGATGGCGTCGGTATACCGGCAGCAGCTGGAATATTGAATATTGTTGTCTTGACTGCGGCTGTGTCGGCGCATAACAGCAGCTTGTACAGTAATGGGCGCATGCTGCATGCCTTAGCGAAGCAAGGCAACGCACCACGATTCCTGCAGCGTACCGGGAAACGGACAGGTGCACCAGTACCAGCCATCTTACTCTCTTCCGGGGTGGCAGGAATTGCTGTTATAGTCAACTTCTTAATGCCGGAAAAGGTGTTCGGCTATGTGATGGCGACTGCGACGGTTGCAGGTATCATCAACTGGAGTATGATTGTTATCATCCATTTAGCATTCCGAAAGCGCATAGGAAAGGAAGCAGCAAGCAAGTTATCCTTCAAGCTGCCGCTTTATCCTATCTCCAATTATGTTGTAATGCTATTCCTGGCAGCGGTGCTCGTCATCATAGGATTCATGCCGGATTATCGTTTGGCTCTTTATATATTGCCTTTGTGGGTGCTGATACTGGTAATAGGATATAAACTGAAGAAAAAATAA